A genomic region of Carassius carassius chromosome 13, fCarCar2.1, whole genome shotgun sequence contains the following coding sequences:
- the LOC132155955 gene encoding atos homolog protein A-like, which produces MSKGRVLKSKSRSEEGRRTADILEGITVSVTNMKPDREAAEEFFEYDAEEFLVFLTLLITEGRTPECSVKGRTEGVHCPPAQSAMPVLKKHECSDKIPQCRQARKTRSEVMLLWRNHIPIMIEVMLLPDCCYSDEGPTTDCTDLNDPAIKQDALLLERWTLQPVPRQSGDRFIEEKTLLLAVRSYVFFSQLSAWLSASHGLVPRNILYRISAADEELIWNFSQTPSEHAFPVPNMSHSVALKVRVQSLPRQPKYPVLKCSIHSDIAFLGKRSLERGEGRNHPEENRSSLRLPGSPLFSRPLRPSPPPHSPLNTRKCPPRPESPLPAGKAVKWLYSRLNGSVDTPRLEVYNSCTDGAESPKASSVETPIRSFKSLSITDPLVTPSPSPSSISGETNPLIGSLLQERQEVIARIAQRLNLCDPTAPHLPEALFTSQEPPGHKTTWNSSQDKERFKKSKEPLFPVPQHQNHNGTTPEIPERSRSSLFETPLSPRSRTRLDNVDRESKTSPKLSTCRRLVLSDQSAEGSLIADAVNDISRLIQERLQHSYSLLNGTYKLKTSQTEQVDKNNRAQTNGFVSSSHEKSSSAPNGEASTDPHISQATKFCRSPDSSRINRDCSPRPQNVASLKLEDHSVTKSQPSMASNNQQYATRESWTSLKNDSSHTSSPQENGLILTGYLQPFKTQEANHENGAKRDFWDGPTSPERDENQEPWSSRSSSPANLTCNTSSPSPAQSNHTKRHPSPLKPCSNWKKQNRHSIDGTATKAFHPCTGLPLLSSPVPQRKTQTGYFDLDTSLIHCRGLPWAPNKRILKRLHDCDESQHQILSASAPPANLSLLGNFEECVLNYRLEPLGTVEGFTAEVGASGTFCPSHMTLPVDVSFYSVSDDNAPSPYMGVINLESLGKRGYRVPPSGTIQVTLFNPNKTVVKMFVVMYDLRKMPTSHQTFLRQRTFSVPVKREFNGHNNKKPSPLSQGRTLRYLVHLRFQSSKSGKIYLHRDIRLLFSRKSMEVDSGAAYELKSFTESPADPPFSPRC; this is translated from the exons TGTCGTCAGGCAAGAAAAACAAGGTCAGAGGTCATGTTACTATGGCGCAATCACATCCCCATCATGATTGAGGTGATGCTGCTTCCTGACTGTTGCTATAGCGATGAAGGCCCGACCACAGACTGCACAGACCTAAATGATCCAGCAATAAAGCAAGATGCACTCTTACTAGAGAGATGGACTTTACAGCCAGTGCCCAGACA GAGTGGAGATCGATTTATTGAGGAGAAAACCTTGCTGTTGGCTGTGCGTTCCTATGTGTTTTTCTCGCAGCTCAGCGCATGGCTCAGTGCCTCTCACGGACTTGTACCTAGAAACATCCTATACAG AATAAGTGCAGCTGATGAAGAACTAATCTGGAACTTCTCACAAACACCCTCTGAACATGCTTTCCCTGTCCCGAACATGTCCCATAGTGTCGCTCTCAAAGTGCGGGTTCAGTCTCTGCCTCGCCAGCCCAAATATCCCGTACTCAAATGTAGCATCCACTCAGATATAGCTTTTTTGGGAAAGAGAAGTCTGGAGCGTGGAGAGGGTAGAAACCATCCTGAAGAGAATCGCAGTTCCCTCCGTCTGCCAGGATCTCCACTCTTCTCCAGGCCTCTTCGCCCTTCTCCACCTCCCCACAGCCCTCTGAACACCCGTAAATGCCCCCCTCGCCCTGAGTCCCCTCTTCCAGCAGGCAAAGCCGTCAAGTGGCTGTACTCTCGGCTGAATGGCAGTGTGGACACCCCCCGATTAGAGGTGTATAACTCTTGTACGGATGGGGCAGAGAGCCCAAAGGCTTCAAGTGTGGAGACACCAATTCGTAGTTTTAAATCACTCTCTATTACCGACCCTTTAGTTACCCCCAGCCCAAGTCCCAGCTCCATCTCAGGTGAAACCAACCCCCTCATTGGCTCCCTACTTCAGGAGAGACAGGAAGTCATTGCCCGCATTGCTCAGCGATTGAATTTGTGTGACCCCACAGCTCCCCATCTCCCTGAAGCTCTCTTCACTTCTCAAGAACCGCCAGGACACAAAACAACGTGGAACTCATCACAGGATAAGGAGCGCTTTAAGAAATCCAAAGAGCCCCTCTTCCCTGTCCCACAGCATCAAAACCACAATGGAACTACTCCAGAAATCCCTGAGAGGAGCCGGTCTTCTCTCTTCGAAACCCCCTTGAGCCCTAGAAGCAGAACACGGCTGGATAATGTTGACCGTGAGTCAAAAACTTCCCCAAAACTCTCGACGTGTAGACGCCTGGTGCTCAGTGACCAGTCCGCTGAGGGTTCTCTTATTGCTGATGCAGTAAACGACATCTCAAGGTTGATTCAGGAGCGACTGCAACATTCCTACAGTCTCCTGAATGGCACCTATAAATTGAAGACCTCTCAAACCGAACAGGTTGACAAAAATAACAGAGCGCAGACAAATGGCTTTGTATCATCAAGCCATGAGAAGTCTTCAAGTGCACCCAATGGTGAGGCAAGCACAGATCCTCATATTTCTCAAGCAACAAAATTTTGCAGATCTCCTGACTCTAGTCGCATTAATCGAGACTGTTCCCCTAGACCACAAAATGTGGCCAGTTTAAAACTTGAAGACCACAGCGTCACAAAATCACAGCCTTCAATGGCAAGTAATAACCAACAGTACGCCACTAGAGAGTCCTGGACCTCCTTGAAAAACGACTCTAGCCATACAAGCTCTCCTCAGGAGAATGGCCTGATCCTGACTGGATACCTCCAGCCCTTCAAGACCCAAGAAGCAAACCATGAAAATGGAGCTAAAAGGGATTTCTGGGATGGGCCTACTTCTCCCGAAAGGGATGAAAACCAGGAGCCCTGGTCTTCTCGCTCTAGCTCACCAGCCAACCTTACTTGCAACACCTCCAGTCCTTCCCCTGCCCAGAGCAATCATACT AAACGCCACCCCTCCCCTCTGAAGCCATGCAGTAACTGGAAGAAACAGAATCGCCACTCCATAGATGGAACCGCAACAAAAGCCTTCCACCCCTGCACAGGCCTACCTCTCCTCTCCAGCCCA GTTCCTCAAAGAAAAACCCAGACAGGATATTTTGATTTAGATACGTCTCTGATTCATTGCAGAGGTTTGCCATGGGCTCCCAATAAGAG GATTTTGAAAAGATTACATGACTGTGATGAGTCTCAGCATCAGATCCTCAGTGCCAGTGCTCCACCAGCCAACCTCAGCCTGTTGGGAAACTTTGAG gAGTGTGTTCTGAATTATCGTTTGGAGCCCTTGGGTACAGTCGAGGGTTTCACAGCAGAGGTCGGTGCCAGCGGGACTTTCTGCCCCAGTCACATGACCTTACCTGTTGACGTGTCATTCTACAGCGTCTCTGATGATAACGCACCTTCCCCCTACATG GGCGTCATAAACTTGGAGTCTCTCGGTAAGAGGGGATATCGAGTACCTCCTTCAGGAACCATTCAAGTG ACCTTATTTAACCCCAATAAGACCGTGGTGAAGATGTTTGTGGTGATGTATGATCTGAGAAAAATGCCCACCAGCCATCAGACATTCCTGCGGCAGAGAACCTTCTCAGTCCCAgtcaaacgcgagttcaacggACATAACAACAAAAAGCCGTCCCCACTGAGTCAAGGACGAACTCTCCGCTACCTCGTCCATCTGAG gttccAGAGCTCCAAATCTGGAAAGATCTACCTCCATCGGGACATTCGGCTCCTTTTCTCCCGTAAATCCATGGAAGTGGACAGTGGTGCTGCGTATGAGCTGAAGTCTTTCACAGAGTCACCTGCCGACCCCCCTTTCTCTCCCAGATGCTAA